The segment ACGCGCGTCTGGCAATGTGACGCTTCACCTGTGAGCCGGTTGGTCCTAAGACCGCCGCATGACCTCCGAAGATGTCCTGAACGAGTTCCGCTCCGCCGGTGCCCTGCGCGAGGGGCATTTCGTGCTGTCCTCCGGCCTGCACAGCCCGGTCTTCCTGCAGAAGAACCTGGTCTTCATGGATGCCCGCCGTTGCGAGCGGCTCTGCAAGGCCCTGGCCGAGAAGATCACCGCCACCGTCGGGCCCGTCGAGGTCGCCATCTCACCCGCCGTGGGCGGCATCATCCCGGGCTATGAGACCGCGCGTCATCTGGGTGTCCCGTCGATGTATGTCGAACGCGAGGGCGGCACGTTCAAACTCCGGCGCGGCTTCCACGTCGAGCCGGGCCAGAAGGTGGTGATGGTCGAGGACATCGTGACCACGGGCCTGTCCAGCCGCGAATGCATCGCCGCCATCCGCGAGGCGGGCGGGGATGTCGTGGCCGCCGCCTGTATCGTCGACAGGTCCGGCGGTCGCGCCGATGTCGGTGTGCCCCTGGTCGCCCTGGCCACGCTGGATGTGCCGGCCTATGCCGCAGACGCCCTGCCGCCCGAACTCGCGGCCCTGCCCGTCGAGGATCCGGGCAGTCGCAGGCTGTCGAAATGAGCGAACGCATCCGCCTCGGCGTCAACATCGACCATGTCGCGACCGTCCGGAACGCGCGCGGCGGCCTCTATCCCGATCCCGTCCGGGCCGCTCGAGAGGCGCTCGAGGCCGGAGCCGACGGCATCACCGCCCACCTGCGTGAGGACCGTCGCCATATCTCGGATGCCGACATCGACCATCTGTCGGCCGTGCTGCGCGATCAGGACCGACCGCTGAACCTCGAGATGGCCGTGACCCAGGAGATGCTGGCCATCGCCCTGCATCACCGACCCCATGCCGTATGCCTGGTGCCTGAAAAGCGCGAGGAGCGGACGACCGAGGGCGGCCTCGACGTCGTGGGCGGCCACAACTGGATCACACCCGTGGTCGGGCGTCTGAACGACGCCGGGTCGCGCGTATCCCTGTTCATCGGGGCCGACCCGGTCCAGATCGAAGCGGCTTATCGGACCGGGGCGGCCGTGGTGGAGCTGCATACCGGCGCCTATTGCGACGCCGTGCGCGACGGCAGGCCGGACGATGCCGAACGCGAGCTGATCGCCCTGAAGGCGGGTGCGTCCCAGGCCCGGGCTCTGGGGCTGGAGGTCCATGCCGGGCATGGCATCGACTACGAGACCGTCGCCGCCGTCGCTGCGATCCCCGAGATCATGGAGCTGAACATCGGCCATTTCCTGATCGGGGAGGCGATCTTCGTCGGACTGGGGTCGGCGATCGGGCGGATGCGGGCCCTGATGGACGAGGCGCGGGCACCGGAGCCGGCCCGGTGATCATCGCCGCATGATTATCGGGGTGGGCGCGGACCTGTCGGACATCCGGCGCATCCAGGCGTCGATCGACCGTTTCGGTGACCGCTTCAGGAACCGGTGCTTCACCGCGATCGAACGCGCCCGGTCGGAGCGCAAGCCCGACGCGGCCTGGAGCTATGCCAAGCGGTTCGCGGCCAAGGAGGCCTGTGCCAAGGCGCTGGGCACCGGGATGCGCCGTGATGTCTACTGGAAGGACATGGGGGTGGTGAATCTGCCCTCCGGCCAGCCGACCCTGGCCCTGACCGGAGCGGCGGCCGACCACCTGGCGCGGTTGACGCCGCCGGGTCACAGCGCGCACATTCATCTGACGCTGTCCGACGAACACCCCTATGCACTCGCCTTCGTGGTGATCGAAGCCTTGCCGATGGCGTAATCGATATATACGCGTGCGAAGAGGACGCCGCACCGCGCGGCCGGGGACAGGCTTT is part of the Brevundimonas sp. AJA228-03 genome and harbors:
- the pyrE gene encoding orotate phosphoribosyltransferase, producing MTSEDVLNEFRSAGALREGHFVLSSGLHSPVFLQKNLVFMDARRCERLCKALAEKITATVGPVEVAISPAVGGIIPGYETARHLGVPSMYVEREGGTFKLRRGFHVEPGQKVVMVEDIVTTGLSSRECIAAIREAGGDVVAAACIVDRSGGRADVGVPLVALATLDVPAYAADALPPELAALPVEDPGSRRLSK
- a CDS encoding pyridoxine 5'-phosphate synthase — encoded protein: MSERIRLGVNIDHVATVRNARGGLYPDPVRAAREALEAGADGITAHLREDRRHISDADIDHLSAVLRDQDRPLNLEMAVTQEMLAIALHHRPHAVCLVPEKREERTTEGGLDVVGGHNWITPVVGRLNDAGSRVSLFIGADPVQIEAAYRTGAAVVELHTGAYCDAVRDGRPDDAERELIALKAGASQARALGLEVHAGHGIDYETVAAVAAIPEIMELNIGHFLIGEAIFVGLGSAIGRMRALMDEARAPEPAR
- the acpS gene encoding holo-ACP synthase is translated as MIIGVGADLSDIRRIQASIDRFGDRFRNRCFTAIERARSERKPDAAWSYAKRFAAKEACAKALGTGMRRDVYWKDMGVVNLPSGQPTLALTGAAADHLARLTPPGHSAHIHLTLSDEHPYALAFVVIEALPMA